The following coding sequences are from one Granulicella sp. L56 window:
- a CDS encoding pitrilysin family protein — MKGLSTMRFAGIALTVFLATMSGSAQTATAKPASNSKTTAQPWKSISIPPLHAFKPVQPKRIELANGLVIFLQEDHELPFINGTILIRGGSRDEPADKIGLVSLYGQTWRTSGTTTVDGDKLDDQLENKAASLETSGGTATTSVNWSSLKGDFDSVFGATVDLLEHPNFKADKLLLAKRQLETGISRRNDDASNIANREAIKQVYGATNPYARQEEYVTVEAVKLADLKAWHDKTVIPNGMIVAISGDFDSAAMEAKLRETFGSMQRGTLIKTTPIHFADPEHKIYFAEKGDVDQSNVVIVGLGTERSNPDYYALSVMNEVFSGGFGSRVVQDVRTKLGLAYDVGGSFGASYDHPGIFYVIAGTKSTSTVAATQAMLAEIDKLKTEPPTPAELSKAKDQVLNSFIFHYDSPEKTLNEQVLLAFYGYPPDFLDKYKSGIEKVTSADVARVANKYVDPSKLAIVVVGNEEQIAPKLDTLGKVTNLDISIPPPPGEPSN; from the coding sequence ATGAAGGGACTCTCGACGATGCGTTTCGCAGGCATAGCATTGACCGTTTTCCTGGCAACGATGAGCGGCTCTGCACAGACTGCGACCGCCAAACCGGCAAGCAATTCAAAGACAACAGCGCAGCCGTGGAAGAGTATTTCGATTCCCCCGCTCCATGCCTTCAAGCCTGTGCAGCCAAAGCGAATCGAGCTGGCCAATGGCCTCGTCATCTTTCTTCAGGAAGACCACGAACTTCCCTTCATTAATGGGACCATTCTGATTCGAGGCGGCAGCCGCGACGAACCCGCAGACAAAATTGGCCTCGTCTCGCTCTACGGGCAGACATGGAGAACCAGCGGCACAACAACCGTGGACGGCGACAAGCTCGATGATCAGCTGGAAAATAAAGCGGCCAGCCTCGAGACCAGTGGCGGCACAGCCACGACCTCAGTGAACTGGTCGAGCCTGAAGGGTGACTTCGACAGCGTCTTTGGCGCGACGGTCGATCTTCTGGAGCACCCCAACTTCAAAGCAGACAAGCTCCTGCTGGCCAAGCGTCAGTTAGAGACCGGCATTTCTCGTCGCAATGATGACGCCAGCAACATCGCCAACCGCGAGGCCATCAAGCAGGTCTACGGCGCGACCAATCCCTATGCCCGTCAAGAGGAGTACGTCACGGTCGAAGCCGTCAAGCTCGCCGACCTTAAAGCATGGCACGATAAGACAGTCATACCCAACGGCATGATCGTCGCCATCTCCGGTGACTTCGATAGCGCCGCGATGGAAGCCAAGCTCCGCGAAACCTTCGGCTCGATGCAGCGCGGCACCCTCATCAAGACGACGCCGATTCACTTCGCCGATCCCGAACACAAGATCTACTTTGCGGAAAAAGGGGATGTCGACCAGTCAAACGTAGTCATCGTCGGTCTCGGCACCGAGCGGAGCAATCCCGACTACTACGCGCTCAGCGTCATGAACGAGGTCTTCTCCGGCGGCTTCGGCTCGCGCGTCGTACAGGATGTCCGAACGAAGCTCGGCCTCGCTTACGACGTAGGCGGCAGCTTCGGAGCGTCCTACGATCACCCCGGCATCTTCTACGTCATCGCAGGCACCAAGAGCACCAGCACAGTAGCCGCAACTCAGGCAATGTTGGCCGAGATAGACAAACTCAAAACCGAGCCGCCTACTCCAGCCGAGCTCAGCAAGGCAAAGGATCAGGTGCTAAACTCGTTCATCTTCCACTACGACTCACCTGAAAAGACGCTTAACGAGCAGGTCTTGCTGGCCTTCTACGGCTATCCACCCGACTTTCTCGACAAGTACAAGAGTGGCATCGAAAAAGTCACCTCAGCCGACGTGGCACGAGTAGCAAATAAATACGTCGATCCCTCGAAGCTCGCCATCGTCGTGGTTGGCAATGAAGAACAGATCGCGCCGAAACTGGACACTCTCGGCAAGGTAACGAATCTGGATATCTCCATTCCACCGCCACCCGGAGAACCCTCCAACTAA